In Chitinophaga sp. H8, the sequence TATGCCCAGGCTTTATCGCCTTTTTTGTAAGGTACACAACCTTCATATTTTCCGGGTACCGGTACATAACGTAATGCTTTGGTAGCACCAGGTTCAGAGGTGAAATACCCTAACAGGGTCAGTTCCTTCATAAACTGGAAGTAGTGGGTAGGCTCTTCCGGCTTTTTGTTTTCGCGCTTATTATAAGCTACCCGCTCTTTATCAATTTCCGTGAGCAGCTCTGTGCGTTGTTCCGGTGTGATGTTGATGAATGTTTTCTTGAATTTGGCGTCACTAGCTTCATCTATTTTTTTCAACCCCTCCAGGAACACTTTCTGATCTTCGGGTTTGTAGCAGTCATTCATCATCGTAACAATGAAGTCTTCTACTTTGGCCGCTTTAGCTCCCGGCGTATCCGTTTCCGGGATGATGGTTTCAGCGATCTCCGCCAGCAACGATTTGGTTTCCGGTTGCTGTAACACGTAGTTTTTCGGTGCGGAACCCGTACATCCCTGCAACGCTGATAACGTGGAAGCAGAAATAGCTGTACCCAATAAAAGGGCTACGTTCCTTATAGCTTCTCTTCTGTTCATATATAGTAAGTTAATTTGACCTTTGCTCAAGTTTCATAAAAAAAATGATATTTCATAAAAAAAATTAGGAATGCAGGTGATGCATAGCGTAATTTTAACGCTTTCCCTCTCTTTTTATATATACCACCTGTATAAATCAAGCCTTTTTCTCCACTGGTACCCATAATAGCCTTCTAATAGGGAGCACTTTACCGGAACTTCCCTACCCAGTAGCGCCACACTGGTAGCTCCTCCAGGGCTTCCCCGGTGTTACAGCGGTGTATACCCAGGGTTACGTCTTTAATAAACTCGTGATAAAGCCTGGTCAAAGGCTATATAAAGCCCAGATAAAGCCTCCCTTTTTAAGTAGGTCTTATCTAGCCTTTATGTAGGCTTCATATAGGCTTTATATAGGCTTTATCTATAAGGAAAGGTAGGCTGAATAAGGAGTTTAGTATAGGTTTGAATGCAAGATAAGCCGTAGTGAAGGATTTCCGGCTACAACAAGAGGTTTGAAACGGGGCAAAAACAAAAACCCCGGTAAGGGAGTACTTACCGGGGTTTTAAAAAGCTGATGGGAAAGATTTACAGGATGTATTTCCCTTTATTATCTACCAGTACTACCGGTAGTTTATGATGTTTCTCAAAGTAGTCGTAAGCTGTTTTCAGCTCTACCCAGAATTGCTGGGAAGAGTTGTCGGTGAGCGATACTGTACCCAGGTAATCCAATGACCGGGTGTTACCAAATTTAACCGGGAACACATGTACCGGAATGAAGTCCTGTCCGGCATTTTTGGCGTTTACGGCCAGGATATATACTTCATTGATAAATTCGTCTGTCAGCGGAATACAACCAATTGTAATACAGCTGCCATGGATATAGATTTCTCCTCCCGGCTTTTTTTGATCGCTCAGGATCTTATCTGAAAAGTTAGGATAATTGATTCCTAGAGAGAGGTGGTAGTTGCTGTTAGGGTTAAAGTCGTTGATGTAATAAAACCCTTCCGGCACCTGCCTGTCGCCTTCCTTGCGTTTAGGCCCCATTTTGCCCGACAGGGTACATACCCGGTAGCTTTTAAAGAGCCGGAAAGTATCCGCCACATTATTTTTCACCCATACCTCCATTTCGCTGTCCAGCTTAAAGGAACGGATGAAGATGTATTTTGCCGGATAGGTAAGTCCCTTCTTTTCAAATTCCTTTTTCAGCAGATCCTCTTTTTCCCGGTAGGCTTCCCCTACTTTCGGGAACAGCTTCTGGTTGTCCAGAAAGGATTGCTGACCATATATCTCACTCGCTCCCAACAGCGCCAGCGCTATAACTAATAACCGCTTCATATTAATTTTCAACAAAATTTTAACAAATCAGACCCTGTAATTACTGCGTTTTCCGTTGTATTGGTACCTTTTTCCGCTTATCTCAGCAACGTAATATACCCCAGAAAGAACAACAATATAGCAAAGATAACATATATTATAATTCCTACTTTACGATTTGCAAACCGTAGAATATAATGCCTGTGGCCCTGGTAGATAAGGAAAGCCGTGATAGCCTGAAAAATCCCTCCCAGCATAAACAAGATGCCAAATAAAGTTTGTGTACTCATACAAACGTGTCTGTGATTTAAATATTGCTGGTAAAAATAGCAAAATCTTTAACTAGCTGTTAGCTCTTAGCTGTTAGCATTGAAGCGGATGAATAAAAAAAATAGCTGTTAGCAGTTAGCTCTTAGCTGTTAGCATTGAAGCGGATGAATAGACCCTAGTTTTAGCAACAAAACACAGGAAAGCTAATAGCTAACAGCCAAAAGCTAACAGCTAAAAAAAACGGCTGCCGCGCGATTTGCGGGCAGCCGGTTGAATTGTAACCTATCAGCGATCGAAAATGTGTCTTTTATAGCAGGCAGGGGAACAACCCTTGTAACTTATAAGTTACCGCGCAATGCCTGTTCTCTTTCGATAGATTCAAAGAGTGCTTTAAAATTGCCTTTCCCGAAAGATTTGGCGCCTTTGCGCTGGATGATTTCAAAGAATATGGTAGGGCGGTCCTGTATGGGTTTGGTAAAGATCTGCAGGAGATACCCTTCATCATCCCGGTCTACCAGGATACCCAGTTCCTGCAGCGGGCGGATATCTTCATCTATTTCGCCTACCCTTTCTTTCAGGGTGGTATAATAGGATGCCGGAACTGTCAGAAATTCCACGCCTCTCTTTTGCAGCTCACCTACGGTTTCGATGATATCATTGGTAGCGATGGCCACGTGCTGTACCCCCGGGCCACCATAGAAGTCCAGGTATTCTTCTATCTGGGATTTCTTTTTACCTTCTGCCGGTTCGTTGATGGGGAATTTAACGCGGCCGTTACCGTTGCTCATTACCTTACTCATCAGGGCCGTGTATTCGGTAGAAATGTCTTTATCGTCAAAAGAGATCAGATTACGGAAGCCCATTACCCGCTCATAGAATCCTACCCAGGTATTCATTTCATTCCAGCCTACATTACCTACGCAATGGTCTACATACTGCAATCCGGTGTTGGCAGGATTGTAAGTTGTTTTCCATTCTTTAAAGCCGGGGAGGAAAGGACCATTGTATTTTTTTCTTTCCACGAAGAGGTGTACGGTATCCCCATAGATACGGATACCGCTGCGCACCACTTCCCCATGTTCGTCTTTTTCCAGGGTAGGCTGCATAAAAGGCTCTGCCCCTCTTTTTACGGTTTCTTCAAAAGCAGCGCGGGCATCATCTACCCAGAGTGCCAGCACCCGCACTCCATCGCCATGCTTATCAATATGCCGGGAGATTTCATTACCCGGGAATAAAGGCGTGGTTAAAACAAAACGGATCTTATTTTGAATAAGTACATAAGATACACGGTCTTTCACGCCAGTTTCCGGGCCGGCATAGGCGACAGATTGAAAACCAAATGCGGTTTTATAATAATGGGCAGCCTGTTTGGCATTCCCCACATAAAATTCGATATAATCAGTGCCGTTCAATGGTAAAAAGTCGTGCTGGTCCTGTAAAGTGGCCGCATTACTAACTGCAGTTTCCATAAAGTAAGATTGTTTTGGTGTGGATTAATTTTAAGTACGGTTATTTATTCTGCCCAGCTCATCACATAGTCTTTGTCTTCTATGCCCAGGGCAGCTGTTGTTATTTGCAGCGGATGAAAGGTATCTACCATTACCGCCAGTTCTTTTGTTTCTTTTGCCCCTATGCTTTTGGCCACCGCACCGGGGTGCGGGCCATGCGGAATACCTGCCGGATGCAGGGTGATCATACCACGGGTGACATGTTTGCGGCTCATAAAATCCCCATCTACATAATACAGCACTTCATCACTATCAATATTGCTGTGATTGTAAGGCGCCGGGATAGACAGCGGGTGATAATCAAAGAGGCGGGGACAGAAAGAGCACACCACGAAGTTGGTACCTTCAAAGGTTTGATGCACCGGCGGGGGCTGATGCACCCGCCCGGTGATCGGTTCAAAATCGTGGATAGAAAAGGCAAACGGGTATTCACATCCATCCCAGCCAATAACATCAAATGGGT encodes:
- a CDS encoding gluconate 2-dehydrogenase subunit 3 family protein — encoded protein: MNRREAIRNVALLLGTAISASTLSALQGCTGSAPKNYVLQQPETKSLLAEIAETIIPETDTPGAKAAKVEDFIVTMMNDCYKPEDQKVFLEGLKKIDEASDAKFKKTFINITPEQRTELLTEIDKERVAYNKRENKKPEEPTHYFQFMKELTLLGYFTSEPGATKALRYVPVPGKYEGCVPYKKGDKAWA
- a CDS encoding L,D-transpeptidase family protein encodes the protein MKRLLVIALALLGASEIYGQQSFLDNQKLFPKVGEAYREKEDLLKKEFEKKGLTYPAKYIFIRSFKLDSEMEVWVKNNVADTFRLFKSYRVCTLSGKMGPKRKEGDRQVPEGFYYINDFNPNSNYHLSLGINYPNFSDKILSDQKKPGGEIYIHGSCITIGCIPLTDEFINEVYILAVNAKNAGQDFIPVHVFPVKFGNTRSLDYLGTVSLTDNSSQQFWVELKTAYDYFEKHHKLPVVLVDNKGKYIL
- the hppD gene encoding 4-hydroxyphenylpyruvate dioxygenase — translated: METAVSNAATLQDQHDFLPLNGTDYIEFYVGNAKQAAHYYKTAFGFQSVAYAGPETGVKDRVSYVLIQNKIRFVLTTPLFPGNEISRHIDKHGDGVRVLALWVDDARAAFEETVKRGAEPFMQPTLEKDEHGEVVRSGIRIYGDTVHLFVERKKYNGPFLPGFKEWKTTYNPANTGLQYVDHCVGNVGWNEMNTWVGFYERVMGFRNLISFDDKDISTEYTALMSKVMSNGNGRVKFPINEPAEGKKKSQIEEYLDFYGGPGVQHVAIATNDIIETVGELQKRGVEFLTVPASYYTTLKERVGEIDEDIRPLQELGILVDRDDEGYLLQIFTKPIQDRPTIFFEIIQRKGAKSFGKGNFKALFESIEREQALRGNL